The window TTGACTGACTTTTGTTAAAacaatggttttaatattcCTCAGGGAGCGAGGCTTTAACATCTGAACGCTACCTGGATGCcgttgttgatgtttgttgcaaacagagattgttgctttttaataatagttctcctggacttcagctcagagaccatccccttcatcttctcctcctgttccttatTCTTGTCCTTAAGCTTTTGGCACTCTTCCTCACTGGATTTCAGCttatcctctgtgttttgcaagccagaaatgagtttttcctggcAATGATGCAGCCACTCCAGTGACAACTGAGCCAGCCGAAAGAGTTTGACTAATGTCGGGTCTGCGGGGGACATGCACTGCGGACACCGCACAGTCTCCAAGCTGCAGtaggtgacatcactgatgtattCCTGAAGGGCATCGATATCTACCGTCCTCACCAGTAGATCAATGTTCAGAACATTGATCCGTCGCCAGTCCACATTTCTCTTGTGTGAGCTAAACTTGAAGCCAAGATTGTGatggtctcctttttggaaTGCCATTGTCATGGAGTGTATCTTCTGTGGATAGGACacatgaataaagtgaagcgACTGAATGATAAAAAGTGACTTCCCAATTCAAAAGACCTTAAACTCCCACAAAATAAGAGACAAGAGAAAAccctggaagtgatgctgcagcagaaatgttggCCAATCaaccttctgtcggatacttagcctACTATTAAACATGCCcgtatagggcgga is drawn from Takifugu rubripes chromosome 19, fTakRub1.2, whole genome shotgun sequence and contains these coding sequences:
- the LOC115246925 gene encoding zinc finger protein Dzip1-like; amino-acid sequence: MTMAFQKGDHHNLGFKFSSHKRNVDWRRINVLNIDLLVRTVDIDALQEYISDVTYCSLETVRCPQCMSPADPTLVKLFRLAQLSLEWLHHCQEKLISGLQNTEDKLKSSEEECQKLKDKNKEQEEKMKGMVSELKSRRTIIKKQQSLFATNINNGIQCGHCEKNYLNAFFLQKHMLRRHPDQCQNLMVKIDQKNSEIESLKLEINSLRMQLAQAAKVEEPHCCWVCDVTEMFGQMSRQNHFCKSMW